The following are encoded together in the Mugil cephalus isolate CIBA_MC_2020 chromosome 18, CIBA_Mcephalus_1.1, whole genome shotgun sequence genome:
- the rnf6 gene encoding E3 ubiquitin-protein ligase RNF6, producing MMLHHWSHLGLRADREGRGKRAVHITAALSALFTVMDPPGGGDERRRQAERLRREEAYYHFINELSEEEYRLMRDSNLLGTPGEVTAEELQQRLDGAKERVSSQPHADQRSQTVDSGEQQSSSGEGEERGAGGRRGTGSTEPGAETSNGDSLLEWLNTFRRTGNATRSGQSGNQTWRAVSRTNPNSGEFRFSLEININHDQPEPGEHSDTVDTAELPVTAPNTTSPSSRSTSSFSSSRPSTTPRPAPYPSPRPAISRRLQTRRTRSSTTTLSMNPPALPPPVAAPAAAQRRGATLHSLAPPPAVPSMPLDQITSLQQQALNVEVAQGHEDTSASIDCPRVSPQSGVQSPAVGHESRRTRSRGRARRAGAGSGTSSRVSRRSRSPLHRIPVVSASPPSSSAVSGSIIHTVEPGSGTTSVSMETGEAVSEPAVLTEPAVESGERESESHAIGAGGSAVRRHPTIMLDLQVRRIRPGENRDRDSIASRTRSRARVAENTVTFESDSGGFRRTISRSERAGIRTYVSTIRIPLRRISETGLGEPNSTALRSILRQIMTGFGELSSLMETEADTETVAPAHTDASGTNSNPSPASRLHANEIALHGQVGSGRVVQERVGLVGSEEDQSGQARLGGVVSTTDGRATSRDTNNLVENGTLPILRLAHFFLLNDEEDDEHPRGLTKEQIDNLSTRTYGQASLEGEMGRACSVCINEYAQGNKLRRLPCSHEFHIHCIDRWLSENNTCPICRQPILAVHHD from the exons ATGATGTTGCACCATTGGTCCCATCTTGGTTTGAGAGCTGAcagagaagggagaggaaagcGAGCCGTCCATATTACAGCTGCTTTGTCAG CACTTTTCACGGTGATGGACCCTCCTGGTGGGGGAGACGAAAGGCGGAGGCAGGCAGAGCGTCTACGAAGGGAGGAGGCCTACTATCACTTCATTAATGAGCTGAGTGAAGAGGAGTACCGCCTAATGAGAGACAGCAACCTGCTGGGCACCCCAG GAGAGGTGACTGCTGAGGAGCTCCAGCAGCGTCTGGACGGAGCAAAGGAGCGGGTGTCATCTCAGCCCCACGCTGACCAGCGCTCACAGACCGTTGATTCTGGTgaacagcagagcagcagcggggagggagaggagagaggggctGGTGGCAGACGAGGCACAG GGAGCACAGAGCCAGGAGCAGAAACATCCAATGGTGACTCCTTACTGGAGTGGCTGAACACTTTCAGGCGCACTGGTAATGCCACTCGTAGCGGGCAGAGTGGCAACCAGACGTGGCGTGCTGTAAGTCGGACCAACCCTAACAGTGGAGAATTCCGCTTTAGCCTGGAAATCAACATAAACCATGATCAGCCAGAGCCAGGGGAGCATAGTGACACGGTGGACACTGCAGAGCTGCCAGTGACTGCTCCAAATACAACCTCGCCCTCTTCACGCTCGacttcctccttctccagctctcGCCCTTCCACGACGCCAAGACCGGCCCCGTACCCCTCCCCCCGTCCAGCCATAAGTAGAAGGTTGCAGACACGGCGTACACGCAGCAGCACTACCACACTTTCTATGAATCCCCCCGCACTTCCTCCGCCAGTGGCCGCCCCGGCTGCTGCTCAAAGGAGAGGTGCCACTTTGCACTCTTTAGCCCCACCTCCCGCTGTTCCAAGCATGCCTCTTGATCAAATTACATCTTTGCAACAACAAGCCCTGAATGTAGAAGTAGCGCAGGGGCATGAAGATACATCTGCTTCTATAGACTGTCCCCGTGTGTCGCCTCAATCGGGGGTACAGTCTCCAGCGGTGGGACACGAATCACGCAGGACTCGATCGCGTGGTCGTGCACGCAGGGCTGGAGCGGGGAGTGGGACTTCATCTCGCGTTTCAAGACGAAGTCGTTCTCCTCTGCACAGAATACCTGTTGTCAGTGCCAGTCCACCGTCTAGCAGTGCCGTCAGTGGCTCCATCATTCATACTGTTGAGCCTGGCAGTGGCACAACGTCCGTGTCAATGGAGACCGGGGAGGCTGTGTCAGAACCTGCTGTTCTAACAGAGCCTGCTGTAGAATCAGGAGAACGGGAGAGTGAATCGCATGCGATAGGAGCGGGAGGCTCAGCAGTGCGACGGCACCCAACCATCATGTTGGACCTGCAGGTGAGAAGGATTCGACCTGGTGAAAACCGAGATCGGGACAGCATTGCCAGCAGAACACGATCTCGGGCCAGGGTTGCTGAAAATACAGTCAcatttgaaagtgacagtggtGGATTCAGGCGCACCATCTCCCGCTCTGAGCGAGCTGGGATCCGTACCTATGTGAGCACTATCCGTATTCCACTGAGGCGCATCAGTGAGACCGGCCTTGGGGAACCCAACTCCACCGCTCTACGTTCTATCTTGCGCCAGATCATGACTGGCTTTGGAGAGCTTAGCTCCCTGATGGAGACAGAGGCTGACACTGAAACTGTTGCACCTGCCCACACAGATGCTAGTGGTACAAATAGTAATCCAAGCCCAGCCAGTCGTCTACATGCAAATGAGATTGCACTTCATGGGCAAGTTGGTTCAGGTAGGGTGGTTCAGGAGAGGgtgggactggtgggaagtgaAGAAGACCAGAGTGGCCAGGCCAGACTTGGAGGAGTAGTGAGCACCACGGACGGACGGGCCACCAGCAGAGACACCAACAACTTGGTAGAAAACGGAACTCTACCCATCCTGCGGCTCGCGCACTTCTTCTTGCTCAACGACGAGGAGGATGACGAACATCCTAGGGGCCTGACTAAAGAGCAGATTGACAATCTATCCACACGCACCTACGGGCAGGCCAGTCTGGAGGGGGAGATGGGCCGCGCATGCAGCGTCTGCATCAACGAGTACGCTCAAGGCAACAAGCTGCGTCGCTTGCCCTGCTCCCACGAATTCCATATTCACTGCATCGACCGCTGGCTCTCTGAAAACAACACCTGTCCCATCTGCAGGCAGCCTATACTCGCAGTGCATCATGACTGA